A single region of the Elizabethkingia sp. JS20170427COW genome encodes:
- a CDS encoding AGE family epimerase/isomerase, with protein sequence MMNLDIQYLQQKRDFYKTQLLENTIPFWFPRSIDQEHGGYLLMRDQDGSLIDTDKAVWIQGRFAWLLATLYNTVEPKQEWLDGAKTGVDFLLNKCFALDGQMYFHVAQDGQPIRKRRYFFSETFAAIALSAYAKATGDPFYEEKAKEIFNTCLQYASGEKQIPAKFENTRPTKGIGIPMIMTNTAQQIRETIHDSRCDEWIEKWITEIEQDFVKDDIRCVMEQVSPEGEIIDHIDGRTLNPGHAIEGAWFILHEARYRNNDPHLIKLGCKILDYMWERGWDKEHGGILYYRDVYNKPVQEYWQDMKFWWPQNETIIATLLAYLMTGNEKYKTMHQKIHDYAYSHFLDKEHGEWFGYLHRDGSVAQGAKGNLFKGPFHLPRQEWYCMQIINEYLTLQS encoded by the coding sequence ATGATGAATTTAGACATCCAATATTTACAACAAAAAAGAGATTTTTATAAAACTCAGTTATTAGAAAATACTATTCCCTTTTGGTTCCCTAGGAGTATAGACCAAGAGCACGGAGGTTACCTTCTTATGAGAGATCAGGATGGGAGCCTTATTGATACAGACAAGGCTGTGTGGATACAAGGCCGCTTTGCTTGGTTATTAGCAACGCTTTATAACACAGTTGAACCTAAACAAGAATGGCTAGATGGAGCAAAAACAGGAGTGGATTTCCTACTCAACAAATGCTTTGCTCTCGATGGACAAATGTATTTCCATGTAGCTCAGGATGGGCAACCTATCCGAAAGCGAAGATATTTCTTTTCTGAAACCTTCGCTGCTATTGCTCTTTCTGCTTATGCTAAAGCAACGGGAGATCCTTTTTATGAAGAAAAAGCAAAAGAAATTTTCAATACTTGCTTACAGTACGCAAGTGGTGAGAAACAAATTCCTGCAAAATTCGAAAATACTCGTCCTACTAAAGGTATTGGTATTCCTATGATTATGACCAATACTGCACAACAGATTAGAGAAACCATCCATGATAGTAGATGTGATGAATGGATTGAAAAATGGATTACAGAAATTGAGCAAGATTTTGTAAAAGACGATATCCGATGTGTAATGGAACAAGTAAGCCCTGAAGGAGAAATTATTGACCACATTGATGGGCGTACACTAAACCCTGGTCACGCTATAGAGGGAGCTTGGTTTATCCTTCACGAGGCACGTTATCGAAATAATGACCCTCACCTAATAAAGCTTGGCTGTAAAATCTTAGATTATATGTGGGAAAGAGGTTGGGACAAAGAACACGGAGGAATTCTCTATTATAGAGATGTTTACAACAAACCTGTACAGGAATATTGGCAGGACATGAAATTCTGGTGGCCTCAAAACGAAACAATTATCGCTACCCTACTCGCTTATCTGATGACTGGAAATGAGAAATATAAAACCATGCATCAAAAAATTCATGATTATGCATACTCCCACTTCCTCGATAAAGAACATGGAGAGTGGTTTGGCTACCTTCATCGTGATGGTAGTGTTGCTCAAGGGGCAAAGGGAAATCTCTTCAAAGGACCTTTCCACCTTCCTCGACAAGAATGGTACTGTATGCAAATCATCAATGAATATTTGACATTACAATCTTAA
- a CDS encoding GDSL-type esterase/lipase family protein, giving the protein MKKIITLILALGIQYMDAQIQLPQYPSDKFSTYYWQRATLFNSLTITPRDFVFLGDSITDGNEWSELFKLKHVKNRGISGDTTEGVLNRLGDITQGKPSKIFLLIGINDLSRGISTSQVLQNITTIADYIHQESPKTKLYIQSILPVNDIFSKFSGATSKGQEIININQQLKNLASQHHYQYIDLYSSFKNKEGKLKEEFTNDGLHLNGEAYVAWGELIKQYLHSK; this is encoded by the coding sequence ATGAAAAAAATAATAACACTTATCTTAGCTTTGGGCATTCAGTATATGGATGCCCAAATCCAACTTCCTCAATATCCTTCTGATAAATTTTCTACTTATTATTGGCAAAGAGCTACTCTATTTAATTCTTTAACAATTACGCCTCGTGATTTTGTTTTTTTAGGAGATAGTATTACTGATGGAAATGAATGGTCTGAACTTTTTAAACTTAAACATGTTAAGAATAGAGGAATTAGTGGTGATACTACCGAAGGTGTTTTAAATCGATTAGGAGATATCACTCAAGGGAAACCTTCCAAAATTTTCCTATTGATAGGGATCAATGATTTGTCTCGAGGAATTTCAACCTCTCAAGTATTACAGAATATTACTACAATTGCCGATTATATCCATCAAGAAAGTCCCAAAACCAAATTGTACATCCAAAGTATCCTTCCTGTCAATGATATTTTTTCTAAATTTTCCGGTGCTACTAGCAAAGGGCAGGAAATTATCAATATCAATCAACAATTAAAGAATTTGGCTTCACAGCATCATTATCAATACATAGACCTCTATTCTTCTTTTAAAAATAAAGAAGGGAAACTGAAAGAAGAATTTACCAACGATGGCTTACATCTCAATGGGGAGGCATATGTTGCTTGGGGAGAGCTTATAAAGCAATATCTACACTCAAAATAA
- a CDS encoding IS982 family transposase — translation MKDQITNIFKQVDYFCKEFDSHITQMKIEALGSGKKRRRRSSLMFDSEIITIMIGFHLGVHKTFKHYYKEIVCGYWKDLFPKTLSYNRFIELQQRSFVVFALFLKERGLGKCTGISFMDNTTLKVCRNQRIHNHKVFKGLAERGKSSMGWFYGFKLHLVCNQKGELLSFYLTKGNVDDRNPKHIKKMTEQLFGKLFADKGYLSKALWEMLFADDIQLFTKLRKNMKNHIMTMEDKILLRKRAIIETINDELKNHCQVEHTRHRSINNFMMNILAGLTAYCFFPKKPSLNLKKMNDGQLFLNFA, via the coding sequence TTGAAAGACCAAATTACAAATATTTTTAAACAAGTTGATTATTTTTGTAAAGAATTTGATTCTCATATCACACAAATGAAGATTGAAGCACTTGGAAGTGGTAAAAAAAGAAGAAGGAGAAGTTCTTTAATGTTCGATTCGGAAATCATTACCATTATGATTGGTTTTCATTTAGGAGTCCACAAAACCTTTAAACACTACTACAAAGAAATTGTTTGTGGATATTGGAAAGATCTTTTCCCTAAAACTCTTTCCTACAACAGATTTATAGAGCTTCAACAAAGAAGTTTTGTGGTTTTTGCCTTGTTCTTGAAAGAAAGAGGTTTAGGTAAATGCACAGGAATTAGTTTTATGGATAATACTACTTTGAAAGTTTGTCGAAACCAAAGAATACACAATCATAAGGTTTTCAAAGGTTTGGCAGAGCGGGGCAAATCTTCTATGGGTTGGTTTTATGGTTTTAAACTGCATTTGGTTTGTAATCAAAAAGGAGAACTTTTATCATTTTACCTTACCAAAGGAAATGTAGATGATAGAAATCCCAAACACATAAAGAAAATGACCGAGCAACTTTTTGGAAAACTGTTTGCAGACAAAGGTTACCTTTCAAAAGCTTTATGGGAAATGCTTTTTGCCGATGATATTCAGCTATTTACAAAACTTCGCAAGAACATGAAAAATCATATTATGACGATGGAGGATAAAATTTTACTACGTAAAAGAGCGATTATTGAAACCATAAATGATGAACTAAAAAATCATTGCCAGGTTGAACATACTCGCCACAGAAGCATAAACAACTTTATGATGAATATTTTGGCTGGTCTCACTGCGTATTGTTTCTTTCCCAAAAAACCATCACTCAACTTGAAAAAAATGAATGATGGTCAATTGTTTTTAAACTTTGCTTAA
- a CDS encoding AGE family epimerase/isomerase — MRDQDGSLIDTDKAVWIQGRFAWLLATLYNTVEPKQEWLDGAKTGVDFLLNKCFALDGQMYFHVAQDGQPIRKRRYFFSETFAAIALSAYAKATGDPFYEEKAKKIFSTCLQYASGEKQIPAKFENTRPTKGIGIPMIMTNTAQQIRETIQDERCDEWIEKWISEIEKDFVKDDIRCVMEQVSPEGEIIDHIDGRTLNPGHAIEGAWFILHEAKYRNNDPHLIGL; from the coding sequence ATGAGAGATCAGGATGGAAGCCTTATTGATACAGACAAGGCTGTGTGGATACAAGGCCGCTTTGCTTGGTTATTAGCAACGCTTTATAACACAGTTGAACCTAAACAAGAATGGCTAGATGGAGCAAAAACAGGAGTGGATTTCCTACTCAACAAATGCTTTGCTCTCGATGGACAAATGTATTTCCATGTAGCTCAGGATGGGCAACCTATCCGAAAGCGAAGATATTTCTTTTCTGAAACCTTCGCTGCTATTGCTCTTTCTGCTTATGCTAAAGCAACGGGAGATCCTTTTTATGAAGAAAAAGCAAAAAAAATTTTCAGTACTTGCTTACAGTACGCAAGTGGTGAGAAACAAATTCCTGCAAAATTCGAAAATACTCGTCCTACTAAAGGTATTGGTATTCCTATGATTATGACCAATACTGCTCAGCAAATAAGAGAAACTATCCAAGATGAGCGTTGTGATGAATGGATTGAGAAGTGGATCTCAGAAATCGAAAAAGATTTTGTAAAAGATGATATCCGTTGTGTCATGGAGCAAGTAAGCCCTGAAGGAGAAATTATTGACCATATTGATGGTAGAACTCTTAATCCTGGTCATGCCATAGAAGGAGCTTGGTTTATTCTTCATGAAGCAAAATATAGAAATAATGATCCTCATTTAATTGGGTTGTAA
- a CDS encoding AGE family epimerase/isomerase, which translates to MWERGWDEEHGGILYYRDVYGKPVQEYWQDMKFWWPQNETIIATLLAYLMTGNEKYKIMHQKIHQYAYSHFLDQEHGEWFGYLHRDGSVAQGAKGNLFKSPFHLPRQEWYCMQIINEYLS; encoded by the coding sequence ATGTGGGAAAGAGGCTGGGATGAAGAGCATGGAGGCATCCTATATTACAGAGACGTTTATGGAAAACCTGTACAAGAGTATTGGCAGGATATGAAGTTCTGGTGGCCTCAAAACGAAACAATTATCGCTACCCTACTTGCTTATCTGATGACTGGAAATGAGAAATATAAAATAATGCATCAAAAAATTCATCAATATGCTTACTCTCATTTTTTAGACCAAGAGCATGGCGAATGGTTTGGTTATCTCCATCGTGATGGAAGTGTGGCACAAGGTGCTAAAGGAAATCTCTTTAAAAGCCCCTTCCACCTCCCTCGCCAGGAGTGGTATTGTATGCAAATCATCAATGAATATTTATCTTAA
- a CDS encoding M42 family metallopeptidase, translating into MEFKQKSLEFLEQYLNVASPTGFEHNGQKLWTDYIRPHVDEIRVDHYGTAYGVINPEADFKVVIEAHADEISWYVNYITDDGLIYVIRNGGSDQAIAPSKVVNIHGDKGVVKGVFGWPAIHTRKNQNEPTPKIENIFIDCGATSKQEVEDLGIHVGCMITYPDQFFELNDRYFVCRALDNRIGGFMIAEVARLLKENGKTLPFGLYVTNSVQEEVGLYGAQMIADTIQPNIAIVTDVTHDTTTPMIEKKVEGDQKCGDGPVVFYAPSIHHHVRELILETAKEKEIPFQRAAASRATGTDTDAFAHSNGGVPSALISLPLRYMHTTVEMVHKEDVANVIRLIYESLLKITPQMSLKYY; encoded by the coding sequence ATGGAATTTAAACAAAAGTCATTAGAATTTTTAGAACAATATTTGAATGTAGCATCACCTACAGGTTTTGAGCATAATGGTCAAAAGTTATGGACAGATTATATCCGCCCTCATGTAGATGAAATTCGTGTAGATCACTATGGTACAGCTTATGGAGTGATTAATCCTGAAGCAGATTTTAAAGTGGTAATAGAGGCTCACGCAGATGAAATTTCTTGGTACGTAAACTATATTACCGATGATGGCCTTATCTATGTTATCCGAAATGGAGGATCCGACCAAGCAATAGCTCCGTCTAAAGTGGTTAACATCCACGGGGATAAAGGAGTAGTGAAGGGCGTTTTTGGCTGGCCAGCAATCCATACTCGTAAAAATCAGAATGAGCCAACTCCTAAAATTGAGAATATCTTTATCGATTGTGGGGCGACTTCTAAGCAAGAAGTGGAGGATTTAGGAATCCACGTGGGATGTATGATTACTTATCCTGATCAATTTTTTGAATTGAATGACCGTTACTTCGTTTGTAGAGCTTTAGATAATAGAATAGGAGGCTTTATGATTGCTGAAGTAGCTCGTTTGTTAAAAGAAAATGGAAAAACATTGCCTTTTGGGTTGTATGTAACCAATTCGGTACAAGAAGAAGTTGGCTTGTATGGAGCTCAGATGATAGCAGATACCATACAACCTAATATAGCGATTGTTACCGATGTTACCCATGATACTACTACACCGATGATTGAGAAGAAAGTGGAGGGCGACCAAAAATGTGGTGATGGACCAGTGGTTTTTTATGCTCCAAGTATCCACCATCATGTAAGAGAACTTATTTTGGAAACTGCGAAAGAAAAAGAAATTCCTTTTCAAAGAGCTGCAGCAAGTAGAGCTACAGGTACCGATACGGATGCTTTTGCACATTCTAACGGAGGTGTTCCTTCAGCTCTGATTTCATTACCACTTCGCTATATGCATACTACTGTAGAGATGGTTCATAAAGAAGATGTGGCGAATGTTATTCGTTTGATTTATGAATCTTTATTAAAGATTACTCCTCAGATGAGTTTGAAATATTACTAA
- a CDS encoding DUF4294 domain-containing protein → MKNYRIYGIVCLLFFSVSYAQKNDSMVIGDFGVIPQSKLQTDKDGRQYYWDDKLQAKVFTESNGDKLIEMEEMTLIHKPHFNNQLDKQFYNFLNKKLNRVYPLFIKALEQYRNLNQELAAMPENERRRFAKARQNELAAQYEAQLRDLTTTEGQVFAKLMYRAEGKTVYEIIKELRGGWSAFWWNIKGKVADIDLKKEYNPYYNRDDEFIESLLQSNWNFGLLTPYPGYKNFKIKKGFFD, encoded by the coding sequence ATGAAAAATTATAGAATATACGGTATCGTTTGTTTGTTGTTTTTTTCCGTAAGTTATGCTCAAAAAAACGACTCGATGGTGATTGGAGATTTTGGAGTCATTCCACAATCTAAACTACAGACCGATAAAGATGGACGCCAATACTATTGGGATGACAAATTACAAGCAAAAGTTTTTACAGAATCTAACGGTGATAAACTCATCGAAATGGAAGAGATGACTCTCATCCATAAGCCTCACTTCAACAACCAATTGGATAAACAATTCTATAACTTCCTTAATAAAAAACTGAACAGAGTTTACCCTTTATTTATTAAAGCTCTTGAGCAATATAGAAACCTAAACCAAGAGCTAGCAGCCATGCCTGAAAATGAGAGAAGGCGTTTTGCAAAAGCAAGGCAGAATGAATTGGCAGCTCAATATGAAGCTCAATTAAGAGACCTTACAACCACTGAGGGACAAGTATTTGCTAAACTTATGTATAGAGCTGAAGGTAAAACAGTGTATGAAATTATTAAAGAACTAAGAGGCGGATGGAGTGCCTTTTGGTGGAACATAAAAGGAAAAGTTGCCGATATTGATTTGAAAAAAGAATACAATCCTTATTATAACAGAGATGATGAATTTATAGAATCCCTACTACAATCCAACTGGAATTTCGGATTGCTAACTCCTTATCCTGGTTATAAAAATTTTAAAATCAAAAAAGGATTTTTTGATTAA